From the genome of Polyangiaceae bacterium, one region includes:
- a CDS encoding AAA family ATPase, whose amino-acid sequence MKILYGTCNFATIRTEGSLYVDKTPFLPLLENLSGRYQLFLRPRRFGKSTLLSMLEHYYDINHADRFDELFRGLWVHQNPTPEKNKYLVLSLDFSPVRSDGTVAEIRTSFARTIKVALRSFINRYKTVVPDLTMASSIVGSDDDDAGALVADVLQIVAAAGHSVYLLIDEYDHFGNRLLSDGEESTYRTLVGTNGYIRNFYGSLKALTRTSLVRMFVTGVSPIMLDDLSSGFNIIAHISQLCEFNALAGFTRVDVERAVDDLLRAKPQLATDERLGNRDQLMGALERYYNGYRFSPVASERLYNSTLVIYFLAAVSSTGGYPRQMLDLNVRTDYGRLHAIARAATERDTEMRELLEEILTNESVQSPLVEQFGTRISLDRARLVSLFYYMGMLTFSENAVETVEPQLVVPNRVMRELQWSYLALALEDHDHIKIDMTYVENALTKMSVTGDIQPFVKIFHDQVVKRIGLRELLKFDEQTMKLMLFAYVAQTQAFYLMTEKEFNQGYCDLLLGLRGIGTAAKHAWIIEAKYVKTDATENEIEAAIQQGFAQIEKYTADKDLVAMLTRGHFLKAGVLMFVGVKDVFFRAWPKT is encoded by the coding sequence ATGAAAATTCTCTACGGCACATGCAACTTTGCCACGATCCGTACCGAAGGGTCTCTGTACGTCGACAAGACCCCGTTCTTGCCGCTCCTCGAGAACCTCAGCGGACGTTACCAGCTCTTCTTGCGCCCGCGACGGTTCGGCAAGTCCACCCTGCTCAGCATGCTCGAACATTATTACGACATCAACCATGCCGATCGATTCGACGAGCTCTTTCGCGGCTTGTGGGTTCATCAGAATCCCACGCCCGAAAAAAACAAATATCTGGTGCTCTCGTTGGATTTCTCGCCCGTTCGTTCGGACGGCACGGTAGCTGAAATTCGCACGAGCTTCGCCCGCACAATCAAAGTTGCATTGCGCTCGTTCATCAACAGATACAAAACCGTCGTTCCTGACCTGACGATGGCGTCGTCGATTGTCGGATCCGACGATGACGACGCAGGTGCGTTGGTGGCCGATGTATTGCAAATCGTCGCAGCCGCGGGACATAGCGTCTATTTGTTGATCGACGAATACGATCATTTTGGCAATCGATTGCTCAGCGACGGCGAAGAATCCACCTACCGTACGCTCGTAGGAACCAACGGGTACATTCGCAATTTTTATGGGTCCCTGAAAGCCCTTACGCGCACGTCACTCGTCCGCATGTTCGTGACGGGGGTCTCGCCCATCATGCTGGATGACCTGTCGAGCGGGTTCAACATCATTGCGCATATTTCGCAACTGTGTGAATTCAACGCGCTGGCGGGATTCACGCGCGTCGACGTCGAACGCGCCGTCGATGACTTGTTACGCGCGAAACCCCAGTTGGCGACGGACGAACGTTTGGGAAATCGCGACCAGCTCATGGGTGCGCTCGAACGGTACTACAATGGGTATCGATTCTCGCCCGTCGCGTCCGAAAGGCTCTACAATTCGACGCTCGTGATCTACTTCCTGGCCGCCGTATCGTCGACGGGCGGATACCCGCGCCAAATGCTCGATTTGAACGTCCGCACCGATTATGGACGTCTGCACGCCATCGCTCGAGCGGCCACCGAGCGGGACACCGAAATGCGGGAGCTGCTCGAAGAAATACTCACGAACGAGTCCGTACAAAGTCCCCTGGTGGAACAATTCGGGACCCGCATCTCGCTCGATCGCGCCCGGCTCGTGTCGCTGTTTTATTACATGGGTATGCTGACGTTTTCCGAAAATGCCGTCGAGACGGTCGAGCCACAGCTCGTCGTTCCCAACCGCGTCATGCGCGAGCTGCAATGGTCGTACCTCGCTCTCGCGCTCGAAGACCACGATCACATCAAGATCGACATGACCTACGTGGAGAATGCATTGACAAAGATGTCGGTCACGGGCGATATCCAACCGTTCGTGAAGATTTTCCACGATCAAGTCGTGAAGCGGATTGGACTGCGTGAATTGCTGAAGTTCGACGAGCAGACGATGAAGCTGATGCTTTTCGCCTACGTGGCGCAAACCCAAGCTTTTTATTTGATGACCGAGAAAGAATTCAACCAAGGATATTGCGATTTGTTGCTCGGTTTGCGCGGTATTGGCACCGCCGCGAAACATGCTTGGATCATCGAAGCGAAATATGTCAAGACCGACGCCACGGAGAACGAAATCGAAGCTGCCATTCAACAAGGTTTCGCGCAAATCGAGAAATACACGGCCGACAAAGACCTTGTCGCGATGCTCACGCGGGGCCACTTCTTGAAGGCCGGAGTGCTCATGTTCGTGGGCGTGAAGGACGTGTTTTTCCGGGCGTGGCCGAAGACGTGA
- a CDS encoding VWA domain-containing protein, which yields MGHGGYSYEAHQAITSARAKLPAQAVFTQRTIHPLMNPLGVAFRESRDSAEHPSTTSIVFALDVSGSMGQIPQQIARKELPTFMKALLDAGVTDPQVLFMALQDCAGGVSPLQVGQFESTAELMDQWLTWCWLMGGGMSAYESYDLAFYFAAHHTKLDCFEKRGKKGYLFMTGDEPCYDELKSHWVKQFIGDDLSANVPLKKVIADCAALYHTFYLVPDPGRGRQVAGFWREYLGEQTIILGDPEDTCAVAAGIVALSEGCAANLEAVGAKLSGGGLDRARVARVLNAMKPWAESIGKS from the coding sequence ATGGGGCACGGTGGTTATAGCTACGAGGCGCATCAAGCAATTACATCGGCACGAGCCAAATTGCCGGCGCAGGCAGTGTTTACGCAGCGCACGATCCATCCGCTGATGAATCCGCTCGGCGTCGCGTTTCGCGAATCGCGCGACAGCGCCGAGCATCCGAGTACGACGAGCATTGTATTCGCGCTCGACGTGAGCGGCTCGATGGGTCAAATTCCGCAGCAAATTGCGCGCAAAGAGCTGCCGACGTTCATGAAAGCGCTGCTCGATGCAGGCGTGACCGATCCTCAGGTGCTATTCATGGCGCTTCAGGATTGCGCGGGCGGCGTCTCGCCGTTGCAAGTTGGGCAATTCGAATCGACCGCCGAGCTGATGGATCAATGGCTCACGTGGTGCTGGCTGATGGGCGGCGGCATGAGCGCATACGAGTCGTACGATTTGGCATTTTACTTCGCCGCACACCACACGAAGCTCGATTGTTTCGAGAAGCGCGGCAAGAAGGGGTATCTCTTCATGACCGGCGACGAGCCTTGTTATGACGAGCTCAAGTCGCATTGGGTAAAGCAATTCATTGGAGACGATCTGTCGGCGAACGTGCCATTGAAGAAGGTCATCGCGGATTGCGCGGCGCTGTACCACACGTTCTACTTGGTGCCCGATCCGGGGCGTGGCCGGCAGGTTGCCGGATTTTGGCGAGAATACCTCGGCGAGCAAACGATCATTTTGGGAGATCCCGAAGACACGTGTGCCGTCGCCGCAGGAATCGTGGCGCTTTCCGAAGGATGCGCGGCAAACCTCGAAGCGGTGGGCGCGAAGCTTTCGGGCGGCGGGCTCGACCGCGCGCGTGTTGCCCGCGTGCTCAATGCAATGAAACCTTGGGCCGAAAGCATCGGCAAATCCTGA
- a CDS encoding adenylosuccinate synthetase, with translation MLSKTWVVVDLAFGDAGKGTITDFLVRETGARLVVRFNGGAQAGHTVVTDDGRVHTFSQFGAGTFVPGVRTHLAEPVIVHPSALLVEARHLERVLVHDALDRLTIAESARVITPFHQAANRARELARGNARHGTCGVGVGETVRDAMENPDDAIYARDLNDAGVLLRKLGRARERLRATLEEEFLVLGDDHRELAGFLDWDLPARWVEFIRPVAGCVVPDEWLFERLRESSGDVVFEGAQGVLLDENVGFHPHTTWSDCTPRGALALLRTHGHCGEVRRIGVLRTYLTRHGEGPFPTETPDLGPWLPEPHNDSLGWQGAFRVGYPDFVLTKYAMRVCGGVDALAVTHCDRIELMHRIAVAYENASDEALFVHDGQGRAMDLREGDLARQERLGNALREVRPIWEDAAPGLETRIEQLEAALGVRVAMTSAGPAARDKVWRGR, from the coding sequence ATCTTGAGCAAAACGTGGGTCGTCGTCGATCTTGCGTTCGGCGATGCTGGCAAGGGTACGATAACTGATTTTCTGGTGCGCGAGACGGGAGCGCGCCTGGTCGTGCGTTTCAATGGTGGAGCGCAAGCGGGACATACGGTCGTGACCGATGACGGGCGCGTGCACACGTTTTCGCAATTCGGTGCAGGCACGTTCGTTCCGGGGGTGAGGACGCATTTGGCCGAGCCGGTGATTGTGCATCCGAGCGCTCTATTGGTGGAGGCGCGGCATCTCGAGCGGGTATTGGTGCACGATGCATTGGATCGCTTGACGATTGCGGAGAGCGCGCGTGTCATTACGCCGTTTCATCAAGCGGCAAACCGTGCGCGGGAGCTTGCGCGTGGCAATGCGAGGCATGGAACGTGCGGGGTGGGGGTGGGCGAGACCGTGCGGGATGCAATGGAAAACCCCGACGATGCGATTTACGCGCGGGATTTGAACGATGCTGGCGTATTGCTGAGAAAGCTCGGGCGAGCGCGGGAGCGATTGCGTGCGACGTTGGAGGAAGAATTTTTGGTATTGGGGGACGACCATCGGGAGCTCGCGGGATTTTTGGATTGGGATTTGCCTGCGCGCTGGGTGGAATTCATTCGGCCCGTAGCTGGTTGCGTCGTGCCCGATGAATGGCTGTTCGAGCGATTGCGTGAATCATCTGGTGATGTCGTATTCGAGGGTGCGCAAGGAGTATTGCTCGACGAGAATGTTGGGTTTCATCCGCACACGACGTGGAGCGATTGCACGCCGCGTGGGGCGCTGGCGTTGTTGCGAACGCACGGTCATTGTGGTGAAGTGCGCCGAATTGGCGTATTGCGAACGTATTTGACGCGTCATGGCGAGGGGCCGTTTCCCACGGAAACGCCGGACCTGGGTCCGTGGCTTCCCGAGCCGCATAACGATAGCCTGGGATGGCAGGGGGCGTTTCGCGTGGGATATCCGGATTTCGTTTTGACTAAGTATGCAATGCGCGTATGCGGGGGCGTGGATGCACTTGCGGTGACGCATTGCGATCGGATCGAGCTGATGCATCGGATTGCGGTGGCATATGAGAATGCGTCCGATGAAGCATTGTTCGTGCACGATGGGCAGGGGCGTGCGATGGATTTGCGCGAGGGGGACTTGGCGCGCCAGGAGCGGCTGGGCAATGCATTGCGGGAGGTGCGGCCCATTTGGGAGGATGCGGCGCCGGGATTGGAAACGCGCATCGAGCAGCTCGAGGCGGCGCTGGGGGTGCGGGTTGCGATGACGTCGGCTGGGCCGGCGGCAAGGGACAAGGTGTGGAGGGGGCGTTAA
- a CDS encoding tetratricopeptide repeat protein has product MTLVDVHGLPGSRMAYWWYYLAMVFLSYVLHRPWLMAGILIFFLLRPFLPDPGILLRTWGQIQTLTAQIQANPANITARRDLAIVWLERLRPRRALELLDEARTRFPNDAELLYLTGVARLRCGDAEGALEPLVQAVEIDPKLRRGDPYLTAAEALLSLGRIEEAEDALERYVQANSSSMQGYVLLAVTRQKRGNADGARKALDDAFHTWSTIPSFRKKGQWYWWARAWFHRVVG; this is encoded by the coding sequence TTGACGCTCGTTGACGTTCATGGTTTGCCCGGGTCACGCATGGCCTACTGGTGGTATTATCTAGCGATGGTTTTTCTGAGTTACGTGCTGCACCGGCCGTGGCTCATGGCGGGTATCCTCATTTTCTTTTTGCTGCGGCCGTTTTTACCCGATCCAGGTATTTTGCTGCGCACTTGGGGCCAGATCCAAACCTTGACGGCGCAAATTCAGGCGAATCCGGCGAACATCACCGCGCGCCGAGACTTGGCCATCGTGTGGCTCGAACGACTGCGCCCACGCCGTGCCCTGGAATTGCTCGACGAAGCTCGCACGCGATTCCCCAACGATGCGGAATTGCTGTACCTGACGGGGGTTGCTCGATTGCGATGCGGTGATGCGGAGGGCGCGCTGGAACCGCTCGTGCAGGCGGTTGAAATCGATCCCAAGTTGCGCAGGGGGGACCCATACCTGACGGCAGCCGAAGCGTTGTTGTCATTGGGGCGCATCGAAGAGGCCGAAGATGCACTCGAACGGTATGTGCAGGCAAATTCGTCATCGATGCAGGGATATGTGCTTCTTGCGGTAACACGGCAAAAACGTGGCAATGCCGATGGGGCGCGAAAAGCCCTCGATGACGCGTTCCACACCTGGAGTACGATTCCATCCTTTCGGAAGAAGGGGCAATGGTATTGGTGGGCAAGGGCGTGGTTTCACCGGGTGGTGGGATAG
- a CDS encoding AAA family ATPase: protein MPRRKSSAKPPPSDGFIRAITVLRDRIEDPNVYPYTIPAIRALETLEFHPRVTFFVGENGSGKSTLLEAIALLLGFNAEGGTKACDFSTRRSESDLHRALRPIRNARRERGGYFLRAESTFNVATYIDDIGVTPWWGGRSLHEQSHGEAFLTVVEQKFRPDGLYLLDEPEAALSPARQLRFLGHLHVLAQAGAQFIIATHSPILLAYPNATLYELTEKGMTTVRYEDTDHYCLTRDFLLHRDRFFRELFKEDVEEG from the coding sequence ATGCCGCGCCGCAAGTCTTCCGCGAAGCCACCCCCGTCGGACGGCTTCATTCGAGCCATCACGGTACTTCGCGATCGAATCGAGGATCCGAATGTTTATCCGTATACCATTCCAGCCATTCGTGCGCTCGAGACGCTCGAGTTTCATCCTCGAGTGACGTTTTTCGTGGGTGAAAATGGCTCGGGCAAATCCACGCTCCTCGAAGCGATTGCATTGCTTCTGGGGTTCAACGCAGAAGGAGGCACAAAGGCTTGCGACTTTTCGACGCGCCGGAGCGAATCCGATTTGCACAGGGCTTTGCGTCCCATTCGCAATGCGCGACGCGAACGTGGTGGATATTTTCTGCGTGCCGAGAGTACGTTCAATGTTGCCACGTACATCGATGATATTGGCGTGACTCCGTGGTGGGGCGGCCGGTCGCTTCACGAACAATCCCACGGTGAAGCATTTTTGACGGTGGTCGAGCAGAAGTTTCGCCCCGATGGTTTGTACCTTCTCGATGAACCCGAAGCCGCGCTTTCGCCAGCGCGACAATTGCGTTTTCTTGGGCATCTGCACGTGCTCGCGCAGGCGGGCGCTCAATTCATCATCGCAACGCATTCACCCATTTTGCTCGCATATCCCAATGCGACACTGTACGAGCTCACGGAGAAAGGCATGACCACGGTCCGTTACGAAGACACGGATCACTATTGCTTGACGCGGGATTTCTTATTGCACCGCGATCGATTCTTTCGAGAATTGTTCAAAGAAGATGTGGAAGAGGGCTGA
- a CDS encoding patatin-like phospholipase family protein, whose amino-acid sequence MTVRSTKRAGTGRRKVALILSGGGARGAYEVGVLSYVLDGFARVRGAAPRIDILCGTSVGAINACFLAAHLADPTTGIRRLANLWTELDLPDVLGFGFRQALGLPKVLFGGGTDSVGVFDVAPMAKLVEREIPWRAVARTLRHGHLGALSVSATEVASGRTVIFMQTGPDGALPTVAPPRTIIRGAHIGPLHALASAAIPILFPPVRIGRELFMDGGVRQNTPIAPALRLGATHVFAIGLSRDISGVSTSPEDEKVPGAAFLLGKILNAFLLDHIQTDLEVMTRLNHIIDDAERMYGSEFLRQVNGMAERRGAMPYNNIRSLVVRPSEDIGRLAAEYVRRGNIRGSHAFMRRLLTLVDVGEGTEADLASYLLFDGAFARRLIDLGRADAEARKHEIAEFFGHAAEDAAPVEAESSVWSIPPHVE is encoded by the coding sequence ATGACGGTACGATCCACGAAACGAGCAGGCACAGGGCGTCGCAAAGTTGCGCTGATTCTTTCGGGCGGCGGAGCGCGTGGCGCGTACGAGGTCGGCGTTCTTTCGTACGTCCTCGACGGGTTTGCCCGCGTGCGCGGTGCGGCTCCGCGGATCGACATTCTGTGCGGCACGTCGGTCGGAGCGATCAACGCGTGCTTCTTGGCAGCGCACTTGGCCGATCCGACGACGGGCATACGGCGCCTGGCAAACTTGTGGACCGAGCTCGACTTGCCGGACGTGCTGGGATTTGGCTTCCGTCAGGCGTTGGGCCTGCCAAAGGTGCTCTTTGGTGGTGGGACGGATTCCGTTGGCGTGTTCGACGTAGCGCCCATGGCAAAACTGGTCGAGCGGGAAATTCCGTGGCGAGCGGTCGCGCGTACATTGCGGCACGGGCATCTTGGAGCGCTCAGCGTGTCGGCGACCGAGGTTGCGTCGGGTCGTACGGTCATCTTCATGCAGACGGGGCCGGATGGCGCATTGCCGACGGTCGCGCCGCCGCGGACGATCATTCGCGGAGCGCACATCGGGCCGCTTCATGCGCTGGCATCGGCCGCGATTCCGATATTGTTTCCACCGGTGCGAATTGGTCGCGAGCTGTTCATGGATGGCGGCGTACGTCAGAACACGCCCATTGCTCCAGCATTACGATTGGGTGCGACGCACGTATTTGCGATTGGATTGTCGCGAGACATCTCGGGCGTCAGCACTTCGCCGGAGGACGAGAAGGTTCCTGGGGCGGCATTTTTGCTGGGCAAGATCCTCAATGCATTTTTGCTCGACCACATACAGACCGACCTCGAAGTGATGACGCGATTGAATCACATCATCGACGATGCCGAGCGGATGTATGGTTCCGAGTTTTTGCGTCAGGTCAATGGTATGGCCGAACGACGCGGAGCGATGCCATACAACAATATTCGATCGCTGGTGGTACGGCCGTCGGAGGACATTGGCAGGCTCGCGGCGGAATACGTTCGTCGAGGTAACATTCGTGGAAGTCACGCGTTCATGCGGCGCCTCTTGACACTGGTGGACGTGGGCGAAGGGACGGAAGCGGATCTAGCGAGTTATTTGCTCTTCGATGGAGCATTTGCGCGTCGATTGATTGATTTGGGTCGCGCGGATGCGGAAGCGCGCAAGCACGAGATTGCGGAGTTTTTCGGCCACGCTGCGGAAGACGCCGCGCCCGTCGAAGCGGAAAGCTCGGTGTGGAGCATCCCGCCGCATGTGGAGTAA
- a CDS encoding serine/threonine protein kinase — translation MIGEILDRKYKLVSLLGQGGMGAVYEAQCEGTGANVAVKVLHGHLAEGDGARRFQREAEAARRIKSNNIVRIVEAGTCTTSGRMFLVTELLEGNDLQHWIDRIGPLSLHGVVRMAAQALRGLCDAHGARVVHRDIKPANLFLARGPNGTLTVKILDFGIAKVHREPFSQGTTTDVTATGSMVGSPLYMSPEQIQDSRNVDARTDVWALGSVLYAALSGRAPHQHLSSMGQLLVAICVHPAKPLVEVAPWVPAQIAAIVHRALEIDAAARYPSATAMLADIEKLVPAGELREEDLLSSRDGFRSVYLSSLPPSAPAEVSRVVVGPSSDKPIRGDEATVVVPRHEALSETEMQPRVIERSAVPKLGTHVAGKHVTVDPRRFLGEKSELWTLSLDVHRDISTLLSRIWKAMRRAGAKVPPMSYGTEWVLYEPRTQKFVADTGRDGGKMSLEEAGIRSGAVLWIMMPEGKKDA, via the coding sequence GTGATCGGCGAAATCCTGGATCGCAAGTACAAGCTGGTCTCTTTGCTCGGTCAAGGAGGCATGGGCGCCGTGTACGAGGCTCAGTGCGAAGGCACCGGCGCAAATGTCGCGGTGAAGGTGCTGCATGGTCACCTCGCCGAGGGGGATGGGGCGCGGCGATTCCAGCGCGAGGCAGAAGCTGCAAGGCGCATCAAGAGCAACAACATCGTGCGCATCGTGGAGGCGGGAACGTGCACAACGTCGGGGCGCATGTTCTTGGTCACGGAGCTGCTCGAAGGCAACGATTTGCAGCATTGGATCGATCGGATTGGCCCGCTGTCGCTTCACGGGGTGGTGCGGATGGCAGCGCAGGCATTGCGCGGCCTTTGCGATGCGCATGGGGCGCGCGTGGTGCATCGAGACATCAAGCCGGCCAATCTCTTTTTGGCTCGAGGTCCAAACGGGACGCTCACCGTGAAGATCCTCGATTTCGGCATCGCCAAAGTGCATCGGGAACCATTTTCGCAAGGAACGACGACGGACGTGACGGCGACGGGGAGCATGGTGGGATCGCCGCTGTACATGTCGCCGGAACAAATTCAAGATAGCCGAAACGTGGATGCTCGCACGGACGTTTGGGCGCTCGGGTCGGTGCTGTATGCGGCGCTTTCAGGACGCGCGCCACATCAACATTTGTCGTCCATGGGGCAGCTCCTCGTCGCAATCTGCGTGCACCCGGCCAAACCGCTCGTCGAGGTTGCACCTTGGGTGCCGGCGCAAATCGCGGCGATCGTGCATCGGGCGCTGGAAATTGATGCGGCTGCGCGTTATCCAAGCGCGACGGCGATGCTGGCCGATATCGAAAAGCTCGTCCCGGCAGGCGAGCTTCGCGAAGAAGACCTGCTTTCATCGCGTGACGGGTTTCGCTCGGTATACCTTTCGAGTTTGCCGCCGAGCGCACCGGCCGAGGTATCGCGTGTGGTGGTGGGGCCGAGCTCGGACAAGCCCATTCGAGGCGACGAGGCGACGGTGGTGGTGCCGAGGCACGAGGCATTGTCGGAGACCGAAATGCAGCCGCGGGTCATCGAGCGATCGGCGGTGCCGAAGCTGGGTACGCACGTAGCGGGAAAGCATGTGACGGTGGATCCGCGGCGTTTTCTCGGAGAAAAAAGCGAGCTGTGGACGTTGTCGCTCGACGTGCATCGCGACATTTCGACGCTGTTGTCACGGATTTGGAAAGCCATGCGTCGCGCCGGGGCGAAAGTGCCGCCGATGTCGTACGGTACGGAATGGGTGCTCTATGAACCGCGCACCCAGAAGTTTGTCGCGGATACGGGGCGTGATGGTGGGAAAATGAGCTTGGAGGAAGCGGGGATCCGTTCGGGGGCGGTTCTGTGGATTATGATGCCCGAGGGGAAAAAGGACGCGTAA
- a CDS encoding MFS transporter → MPWRSLPHERASSGPTCKLHVYPRWPETATSWRRVARDSQVRQKLGHLQLDVVRPRIVTSVQQVFTHSAALPSSAASEQAPVAAPEVARDSGEHSGERKDNGLRSVPWVASTYYGEGLPYSIVHQVSAELFTAFGASLAAIGYTSLYGLAWNFKFLWSPAVDHYGHKRSWVVGTQIALALVIFAIAMPAQVGDLKAVAWLLIPVSILAATQDIAVDGFYLEALPDKRQAAYSGLRVGAYRIALLVGKGGLVVLAGLAGGWKAAFFAAAAMMLLLGVGHALLLPRPAKAARTDKHAFAAFIRAFLSFLRQPKVILVLAFILTYRAGDALMFAMGTPFLKDLGLSLTQRGIVSGTWGTIASVGGAMVGGMIVSRLGLERTLRPIVLAQGFAILLYAWLAHARPSFTAIVAIVLIEQFVAGIGTAGLMVYLMRSCQGAYKASHFAIASALMSVGATIMGTVSGKLAARVGFPAFFLIAFAAAIPGMILSFFVPTKRADEAR, encoded by the coding sequence ATGCCGTGGAGATCTCTGCCGCACGAGCGCGCAAGCAGTGGCCCGACGTGCAAACTCCACGTCTACCCGAGATGGCCCGAAACCGCTACCTCTTGGCGCCGCGTCGCGCGAGATTCCCAAGTGCGCCAAAAGCTGGGCCATTTGCAGCTCGATGTAGTACGGCCTCGGATCGTGACCAGTGTTCAGCAGGTCTTCACACACTCGGCCGCTCTTCCCTCGAGCGCCGCATCGGAACAAGCACCCGTAGCCGCGCCGGAGGTCGCTCGAGACTCCGGAGAACACAGCGGCGAACGCAAGGACAACGGGCTTCGATCGGTGCCCTGGGTCGCGTCGACGTATTACGGCGAGGGCCTGCCTTACTCGATCGTGCACCAGGTCAGCGCCGAGCTCTTCACGGCCTTCGGCGCAAGCCTCGCAGCCATCGGTTACACGTCGCTCTATGGGCTTGCGTGGAACTTCAAATTCCTCTGGAGCCCCGCCGTCGATCACTACGGGCACAAACGATCATGGGTCGTCGGCACCCAAATCGCGCTCGCTCTCGTGATCTTCGCCATCGCCATGCCTGCACAAGTCGGTGACTTGAAAGCCGTCGCATGGCTGCTCATCCCCGTGTCGATCTTGGCGGCGACGCAAGACATCGCCGTCGATGGGTTTTACCTCGAAGCCCTCCCGGACAAACGCCAGGCCGCTTATTCCGGTCTGCGCGTTGGTGCGTATCGCATCGCGCTCCTCGTGGGCAAAGGAGGCCTCGTCGTCCTCGCAGGTCTCGCGGGCGGATGGAAAGCTGCATTCTTTGCAGCCGCTGCGATGATGCTCCTGCTCGGTGTCGGCCACGCGCTTCTGCTGCCCCGTCCTGCGAAAGCCGCGCGTACCGACAAACATGCCTTCGCCGCATTCATCCGCGCGTTCCTATCGTTTCTTCGGCAGCCCAAAGTCATCCTCGTCCTCGCGTTCATCCTGACGTACCGCGCAGGTGACGCGCTGATGTTCGCCATGGGCACGCCCTTTCTCAAGGATCTCGGTTTGTCACTCACGCAGCGCGGCATCGTGAGCGGTACGTGGGGCACCATCGCTTCCGTGGGAGGCGCCATGGTCGGCGGCATGATCGTGTCACGGCTGGGTTTGGAACGTACGCTCCGCCCGATCGTGCTCGCTCAAGGTTTCGCCATCCTGCTCTACGCCTGGCTCGCTCATGCACGACCGTCGTTCACCGCGATCGTTGCCATCGTTCTCATCGAGCAGTTTGTCGCGGGCATCGGAACCGCGGGACTCATGGTCTACCTGATGCGCAGTTGCCAAGGTGCTTACAAGGCATCGCACTTCGCCATCGCATCGGCGCTCATGTCCGTCGGCGCGACCATCATGGGCACCGTGAGCGGCAAGCTCGCGGCGCGCGTTGGCTTCCCCGCGTTCTTCCTCATCGCGTTTGCCGCGGCCATTCCCGGCATGATCCTGTCGTTCTTCGTTCCGACCAAGCGCGCCGACGAAGCTCGCTAA
- a CDS encoding Uma2 family endonuclease, with amino-acid sequence MAQLAQDRSFRSAQRPSSYPADWYIEDDEPVPTSTKHDDYADRLKSTLRAWNERMGHDFLVNRELAFRWDERHPRVGVDPDVFVTEMPPREPDGDIRRVRTWEKGNRPPLLAIEIVSRSRPKKDYSESPEKHALLGTYELWVFDPHLHGYTPKQPPVLLQIFRRETNDELVQVYAGAGPYRSEVLDAWVMVIDGELVIANDREGKDRWPTLEEVEQMRADEEAKRADEQAKRADEEAKRADEEAKRADEEAKRADEEAKRADEEAKRADAQAKHANEAAKRADAERTEKEKALARIAELEALLAARK; translated from the coding sequence ATGGCTCAGTTGGCGCAGGACCGTAGTTTTAGAAGTGCGCAACGTCCATCGTCGTATCCTGCCGACTGGTATATCGAGGATGACGAACCGGTGCCTACATCGACCAAGCACGACGATTACGCGGATCGGCTGAAGAGCACGCTCCGAGCGTGGAATGAGCGAATGGGTCATGATTTCCTCGTGAATCGTGAGCTCGCGTTTCGGTGGGACGAACGACATCCGAGGGTCGGAGTGGATCCGGATGTATTCGTCACGGAAATGCCCCCACGGGAGCCCGATGGCGATATTCGTCGGGTTCGGACGTGGGAAAAGGGCAATCGTCCACCACTGCTCGCCATCGAGATCGTGAGCCGCTCGAGACCCAAGAAAGATTATTCAGAGTCGCCCGAGAAGCACGCTTTGCTGGGCACATACGAATTGTGGGTGTTCGATCCGCATCTGCACGGGTACACGCCGAAGCAGCCACCGGTGCTTTTGCAAATTTTTCGACGCGAAACGAACGATGAGCTCGTGCAGGTGTATGCGGGAGCTGGCCCGTATCGTTCGGAGGTGCTCGATGCGTGGGTGATGGTGATCGACGGGGAGCTCGTCATTGCAAACGATCGGGAAGGCAAGGACCGCTGGCCAACCCTCGAGGAAGTCGAGCAAATGCGCGCGGACGAAGAAGCGAAGCGTGCCGACGAACAAGCGAAGCGCGCGGACGAAGAAGCGAAGCGCGCAGACGAAGAAGCGAAGCGTGCAGACGAAGAAGCGAAGCGTGCAGACGAAGAAGCGAAGCGCGCAGACGAAGAAGCGAAGCGCGCGGACGCGCAAGCAAAGCACGCGAACGAAGCAGCAAAGCGTGCCGATGCAGAACGAACCGAAAAGGAAAAGGCACTTGCACGCATCGCGGAGCTCGAAGCATTGCTCGCTGCGCGGAAATAG